The following coding sequences are from one Hippopotamus amphibius kiboko isolate mHipAmp2 chromosome 9, mHipAmp2.hap2, whole genome shotgun sequence window:
- the ZNF213 gene encoding zinc finger protein 213 isoform X1: MAAPPEPQDQAPGEGEGLLIVKVEDPSWEQDSAQQEDSRDSEACRQRFRQFCYGNAGGPHEAFSQLWELCCRWLRPELHTKEQILELLVLEQFLSVLPVGVQGWVCERCPGSGEEAVALVEDLQKQPVKAWPQDVPSEGAEPEAAVQGSQAQGPPRKAGTRSRPSIPWEQHSHGAQLPALLKEGSTREMTDTCFATGGPVTFGDIPFYFSREEWGSLDPAQRDLFWDIKRENSRNVALGLGPKSHSERSRLEEAVTALPCQAVGDVTVSWRPEEAETWDGGAWLGAPRGRAVGARRGRPPTRRRQFRDLAAEKPHSCGQCGKRFRWGSDLARHQRTHTGEKPHKCQECDKSFRSSSDLVRHQGVHTGQKPFSCSECGKSFSRSAYLADHQRIHTGEKPFGCSDCGKSFSLRSYLLDHRRVHTGERPFGCGECDKSFKQRAHLIAHQSLHAKMAQPVG; this comes from the exons ATGGCAGCCCCCCCAGAGCCTCAGGACCAGGctcctggggagggagaagggcttCTGATCGTGAAGGTAGAAGATCCCTCCTGGGAGCAGGactctgcccagcaggaagacagcaGGGATTCAGAGGCATGCCGCCAGCGCTTTCGGCAGTTCTGCTACGGGAATGCGGGCGGGCCCCATGAGGCCTTCAGCCAGCTCTGGGAGCTCTGCTGCCGCTGGCTGCGGCCAGAGCTGCACACCAAGGAGCAGATCCTGgagctgctggtgctggagcagtTCCTGAGCGTGCTGCCCGTGGGCGTCCAGGGCTGGGTGTGCGAACGGTGTCCAGGGAGTGGTGAGGAAGCTGTTGCCTTGGTGGAGGACCTGCAAAAGCAGCCAGTGAAAGCTTGGCCACAG GATGTACCCTCGGAGGGAGCGGAACCCGAGGCTGCAGTCCAGGGATCCCAGGCCCAGGGGCCTCCCCGGAAGGCAGGGACACGAAGCCGGCCATCTATACCCTGGGAGCAGCACAGCCATGGTG CCCAGCTTCCGGCTCTTCTTAAAGAGGGGAGCACCAGAGAGATGACAGATACCTGCTTTGCCACTGGG GGACCTGTGACATTTGGAGACATTCCCTTCTATTTCTCCCGGGAAGAATGGGGATCCCTGGACCCTGCTCAGCGGGATCTCTTCTGGGACATAAAAAGGGAGAACTCCCGGAACGTTGCCCTGG GTTTGGGGCCCAAGAGCCACAGCGAGAGATCCCGGCTGGAGGAGGCGGTGACGGCGCTCCCGTGCCAGGCAGTTGGCGATGTGACCGTGTCCTGGAGGCCCGAGGAGGCTGAGACCTGGGACGGCGGGGCCTGGCTGGGGGCACCCCGGGGGCGGGCGGTGGGGGCGCGGCGGGGAAGGCCGCCCACGCGGCGGCGGCAGTTCCGGGACCTGGCGGCCGAGAAGCCGCACAGCTGCGGCCAGTGCGGCAAGCGCTTCCGCTGGGGCTCCGACCTGGCGCGCCACCAGCGCACACACACGGGCGAGAAGCCGCACAAGTGCCAGGAGTGCGACAAGAGCTTCCGCAGCTCCTCGGACCTGGTGCGCCACCAGGGCGTGCACACGGGCCAGAAGCCCTTCTCCTGCTCTGAGTGCGGCAAGAGCTTCAGCCGCAGCGCCTACCTGGCCGACCACCAGCGCATCCACACAGGCGAGAAGCCTTTCGGCTGCAGTGACTGCGGCAAGAGCTTCTCGCTGCGCTCCTACCTGCTGGACCACCGGCGCGTGCACACAGGCGAGCGGCCCTTTGGCTGCGGCGAGTGCGACAAGAGCTTCAAGCAGCGCGCCCACCTCATCGCCCACCAGAGCCTGCACGCCAAGATGGCCCAGCCCGTGGGGTGA
- the ZNF213 gene encoding zinc finger protein 213 isoform X2: protein MAAPPEPQDQAPGEGEGLLIVKVEDPSWEQDSAQQEDSRDSEACRQRFRQFCYGNAGGPHEAFSQLWELCCRWLRPELHTKEQILELLVLEQFLSVLPVGVQGWVCERCPGSGEEAVALVEDLQKQPVKAWPQAGPWGYRDVHSESTRGGVRRMYPRRERNPRLQSRDPRPRGLPGRQGHEAGHLYPGSSTAMVGPVTFGDIPFYFSREEWGSLDPAQRDLFWDIKRENSRNVALGLGPKSHSERSRLEEAVTALPCQAVGDVTVSWRPEEAETWDGGAWLGAPRGRAVGARRGRPPTRRRQFRDLAAEKPHSCGQCGKRFRWGSDLARHQRTHTGEKPHKCQECDKSFRSSSDLVRHQGVHTGQKPFSCSECGKSFSRSAYLADHQRIHTGEKPFGCSDCGKSFSLRSYLLDHRRVHTGERPFGCGECDKSFKQRAHLIAHQSLHAKMAQPVG, encoded by the exons ATGGCAGCCCCCCCAGAGCCTCAGGACCAGGctcctggggagggagaagggcttCTGATCGTGAAGGTAGAAGATCCCTCCTGGGAGCAGGactctgcccagcaggaagacagcaGGGATTCAGAGGCATGCCGCCAGCGCTTTCGGCAGTTCTGCTACGGGAATGCGGGCGGGCCCCATGAGGCCTTCAGCCAGCTCTGGGAGCTCTGCTGCCGCTGGCTGCGGCCAGAGCTGCACACCAAGGAGCAGATCCTGgagctgctggtgctggagcagtTCCTGAGCGTGCTGCCCGTGGGCGTCCAGGGCTGGGTGTGCGAACGGTGTCCAGGGAGTGGTGAGGAAGCTGTTGCCTTGGTGGAGGACCTGCAAAAGCAGCCAGTGAAAGCTTGGCCACAG GCCGggccctggggatacagagaTGTGCATAGTGAGAGCACCAGAGGGGGTGTGAGAAG GATGTACCCTCGGAGGGAGCGGAACCCGAGGCTGCAGTCCAGGGATCCCAGGCCCAGGGGCCTCCCCGGAAGGCAGGGACACGAAGCCGGCCATCTATACCCTGGGAGCAGCACAGCCATGGTG GGACCTGTGACATTTGGAGACATTCCCTTCTATTTCTCCCGGGAAGAATGGGGATCCCTGGACCCTGCTCAGCGGGATCTCTTCTGGGACATAAAAAGGGAGAACTCCCGGAACGTTGCCCTGG GTTTGGGGCCCAAGAGCCACAGCGAGAGATCCCGGCTGGAGGAGGCGGTGACGGCGCTCCCGTGCCAGGCAGTTGGCGATGTGACCGTGTCCTGGAGGCCCGAGGAGGCTGAGACCTGGGACGGCGGGGCCTGGCTGGGGGCACCCCGGGGGCGGGCGGTGGGGGCGCGGCGGGGAAGGCCGCCCACGCGGCGGCGGCAGTTCCGGGACCTGGCGGCCGAGAAGCCGCACAGCTGCGGCCAGTGCGGCAAGCGCTTCCGCTGGGGCTCCGACCTGGCGCGCCACCAGCGCACACACACGGGCGAGAAGCCGCACAAGTGCCAGGAGTGCGACAAGAGCTTCCGCAGCTCCTCGGACCTGGTGCGCCACCAGGGCGTGCACACGGGCCAGAAGCCCTTCTCCTGCTCTGAGTGCGGCAAGAGCTTCAGCCGCAGCGCCTACCTGGCCGACCACCAGCGCATCCACACAGGCGAGAAGCCTTTCGGCTGCAGTGACTGCGGCAAGAGCTTCTCGCTGCGCTCCTACCTGCTGGACCACCGGCGCGTGCACACAGGCGAGCGGCCCTTTGGCTGCGGCGAGTGCGACAAGAGCTTCAAGCAGCGCGCCCACCTCATCGCCCACCAGAGCCTGCACGCCAAGATGGCCCAGCCCGTGGGGTGA
- the LOC130859889 gene encoding putative caspase-16 gives MAHGGAQGQLLGADGQEVQPEALVKELSRCGALRGCPKIFLLQACRRGHRDTGLGPTALPWFRCWLRAPPATPSQADVLQIYADVQGSLSRGPTPGSSKQADILLVYAAAEGCVAYRDEKGSDFIQTRVEVLRADLRGDLLELMTEVSRQVGELDVLGPDCDAHRRAFLEIRSSLRRRLCLQA, from the exons ATGGCCCACGGTGGGGCTCAGGGGCAGCTACTGGGGGCTGATGGGCAAGAGGTACAGCCAGAGGCACTGGTGAAGGAGCTAAGCCGCTGTGGGGCCCTTCGGGGCTGCCCCAAGATCTTTCTGCTTCAGGCTTGCCGcaggg GGCACAGGGACACTGGCCTGGGGCCCACAGCTCTCCCCTGGTTCAGGTGCTGGCTGCGGGCACCAccagccaccccctcccaggCAGATGTCCTCCAGATCTATGCTGATGTGCAAG GCAGCTTGTCCAGGGGCCCTACTCCAGGGAGCTCTAAGCAAGCAGACATCCTTCTAGTCTACGCAGCTGCAGAAG GCTGTGTAGCCTATAGGGATGAGAAGGGCTCAGACTTTATCCAGACTCGGGTGGAGGTCCTCCGAGCTGACCTCAGGGGAGACCTCCTGGAGCTGATGACTGAG GTCAGTCGGCAGGTGGGCGAGCTGGATGTGCTGGGTCCCGACTGTGATGCGCACCGCAGGGCCTTTCTGGAGATCCGCAGCTCCTTGAGGCGCCGGCTCTGCCTGCAGGCCTGA